ttCTACTTTGTCGCATCCAACTGTATAATACGACAGCAAAATTCTTCCAAATTCCATTTTCAGTTTCAAACTTTAATCCAAAACAGTAAATTCCATTTGAATTGCTAAACCAACGATATGGAGTAGAACGCAAATCTTGGTTTCTCTTTTTACAATATAAAGATCAATGTGAATGTGAAGTTTTCACTTGTGATAAATATCTtatcttttgtttcttatttcaTAAAGAACTTACGGAAAATGATGGCAAAGTTGACAAAAGGcaaacaagatatatatataacacacaCACTGACGTCAAGCCATCGCAACACAGAAAAACAAGAGAAGTACCAAAGAGGAGTTGGTCCGTCGGAGCCAAATATGTTGCAAACatgttacaatatatatgtagatataatttaaagaaaaaagtgtcaaaacaaaaagaaataaataaataaaacacatttcaaacaatcaaaatacaTCATGTGGGTACAACGGTTTCCGACGCTGGCACTAACAGGACATTAAACAGTATAAACAGCAAACCTAACTGTAGAAGAAGACATGAAGTGGTCTTAACTACTCTCTTCTTGaaactcttcacttcttgtatctCTTTGATGTCAACACAATGGTCTTGTAAATCTAGAGCTTGATTCTTTAGATTCTCAGCTTTGGTTTTTGCTTCTTCAAGCTTTGACAAAGTCTCATGAGCTTCTGCCAAAGCCTTCTCTTCTTCAATCAGTTTGATCTTTCTTTTTAGGTTCTCGACCGATCTTGAGAATGTAAGATGTTCAATCTCTGCCTCTATCTTTTGCTGGAAAATGTCTTCTATCCCAATCTCCATCTCTGTTCCTTGCCCTGAAACGCTTATGGTGGATTCGAGGTCACGGATTTGTGATTCTTTAACGTCGAGAACACGCTTTGTTTCTTCTAGTTTGATCTCCAGATGCTTTACATTCTTCACCAGGTTTAGTACCTCGGAATCTAGACAAGTTAATCTCTTCTCACCTGTGTTATCAGACCCAGACCAGCGAGAAGAGCTTGATTCAACGGCTTGGTCATGTCCTGAGTGTATGCAACTGCTGCTTTCTGATCCACCATGTAGTAATGATATAGATTCTTCTTTCCCAAGCTCTTGGAATTTGTGGAGTTCTGTTAATAGAAAAGGGAAGAGAACTTGGTTCAAGCTCTACTACACAATCAACTTGATATTTTCAACAATCAAGTTGTTTAGAATTACTGTGAGAATGCAGCAACAATCAAGATCCAAATGAAAACAACGTATCAAGATACTGTTACCTTTTTCTAGGACTTGTTGCAAGTTGTGGTAACTGTTGAAGGCTTCAGTTAACGCATCCAGACTGTTTGAGGAACCATTGTTCTTGATCTCGGACGGGGACTCTTCCACAGACTCTGTTGAAGCACGTGCCTCGTGATCATCACTATTTTCTTCGTTGTAATCCATCATACTTCTTCAGCCAGGTTCTCTGCTACTGCTACTCAAACTAAAGGACGCACCCTGCAAAAACACAAAGTTGGAGCTTCTTGAGTCAGCACTCAGCAGCTTCCATACTGGAATGAAAATTTTTCCTTCAAGATTTTTATCCTTTCTCCTCTAGACTTCTTACTATTCTCCACAATATTCTTCCTTTGTTGAGCACTATTACCCCCAACTAATCACACTCTTATATCCCCACTGTTATCCCCACCAAGCTAAAAAACGCAAGACAAGCACCATGACTAGACCCATTTATTGTTTCAAAACCAACACTATCTTGGAGGAGAGGTCTTTAAACCAAATATCTTTGCAATAGGAGGAGAAGTCTTTCATCCCTATCACCCAATGGACTCGACTTCACCAATCAAGCCATTATCTTCAACAGACTCAAGAGCAGAGCTTTCATTCACCAAAACCACGGACGCTATCCAAAAAGTCTCAAACCTTACTAATTTTTAAAGTGGGATCAAACTAGCAAGAGCTAACAACCATCACTCC
Above is a window of Brassica napus cultivar Da-Ae chromosome A10, Da-Ae, whole genome shotgun sequence DNA encoding:
- the LOC106443430 gene encoding WPP domain-interacting protein 2-like; the encoded protein is MMDYNEENSDDHEARASTESVEESPSEIKNNGSSNSLDALTEAFNSYHNLQQVLEKELHKFQELGKEESISLLHGGSESSSCIHSGHDQAVESSSSRWSGSDNTGEKRLTCLDSEVLNLVKNVKHLEIKLEETKRVLDVKESQIRDLESTISVSGQGTEMEIGIEDIFQQKIEAEIEHLTFSRSVENLKRKIKLIEEEKALAEAHETLSKLEEAKTKAENLKNQALDLQDHCVDIKEIQEVKSFKKRVVKTTSCLLLQLGLLFILFNVLLVPASETVVPT